The Serratia rhizosphaerae genome has a segment encoding these proteins:
- the metH gene encoding methionine synthase translates to MTNRVEQLRRQLEQRILVLDGGMGTMIQSYKLEEQDYRGARFADWQSDLKGNNDLLVLTQPEIISAIHHGYLEAGADILETNTFNATPIAMADYHMESLSAEINREAARLARRCADEWTARTPDKPRYVAGVLGPTNRTASISPDVNDPAFRNISFNQLVEAYRESTRALVEGGVDLIMIETIFDTLNAKAAAFAVESEFEALGVTLPIMISGTITDASGRTLSGQTTEAFYNSLRHVRPLTFGLNCALGPDELRQYVAELSRICEGYVTAHPNAGLPNAFGEYDLDAQEMASQVGEWAQSGFLNIIGGCCGTTPEHIAAMANAVEGVPPRQLPQLPVACRLSGLEPLNIDADTLFVNVGERTNVTGSARFKRLIKEDKYAEALEVALQQVESGAQIIDINMDEGMLDAEAAMVRFLNLIAGEPDIARVPIMIDSSKWEVIEKGLQCIQGKGIVNSISMKEGEEAFIHHAKLVRRYGAAVVVMAFDEVGQADTRERKFDICRRAYQILTEKVGFPPEDIIFDPNIFAVATGIDEHNNYAVDFIEACGDIKTHLPHAMISGGVSNVSFSFRGNDPVREAIHAVFLYHAIRNGMDMGIVNAGQLAIYDDLSDELREAVEDVILNRRDDGTERLLALAEKYRGSKDKEADIQQAEWRGWPVVKRLEYALVKGITEFIEQDTEEARQQAERPIEVIEGPLMAGMNVVGDLFGEGKMFLPQVVKSARVMKQAVAYLEPYIQASKQQGTTAGKVLLATVKGDVHDIGKNIVGVVLQCNNYEIIDLGVMVPTDKILKTAREENVDIIGLSGLITPSLDEMVNVAKEMERQGFTLPLLIGGATTSKAHTAVKIEQNYSGPTTYVQNASRTVGVVAALLSATQRDEFVARTRKEYETVRIQHARKKPRTPPVSLQQARDNATRLEWESYTPPVPQQLGVFPAQADIATLRPYIDWTPFFMTWSLAGKYPRILQDEVVGDEAKRLFHDANQMLDVLAASGSLNPRGVYGLFPANRVGDDIEIYRDEQRDALLAVSRHLRQQTEKSDFANYCLADFIAPKSSGKADYFGAFAVTGGLEEDALAAAYDAQHDDYNKIMVKALSDRLAEAFAEYLHEQVRKLHWGYAAEESLSNEELIRENYQGIRPAPGYPACPEHTEKAQIWQLLDVERHTGMQLTESFAMWPGASVSGWYFSHPQSKYFAVAQIQRDQVEDYAARKGMSVSEVERWLAPNLGYDAD, encoded by the coding sequence GTGACGAATCGAGTGGAACAACTGCGCCGGCAGCTTGAACAGCGTATTTTGGTGTTGGACGGCGGTATGGGCACCATGATCCAGAGCTATAAGCTGGAAGAACAGGATTACCGCGGCGCGCGCTTTGCCGACTGGCAGAGCGATCTGAAAGGCAATAACGATCTGCTGGTGCTGACCCAGCCGGAAATTATCAGCGCGATCCACCACGGCTACCTGGAAGCGGGCGCGGATATCCTCGAAACCAACACCTTTAACGCCACCCCCATCGCGATGGCCGACTACCATATGGAATCGCTGTCGGCCGAGATCAACCGTGAGGCCGCCCGTCTGGCGCGCCGCTGCGCCGATGAATGGACGGCGCGCACGCCGGACAAGCCGCGCTACGTGGCCGGCGTACTTGGCCCGACCAACCGCACCGCCTCGATCTCGCCGGATGTTAACGACCCGGCGTTCCGCAATATCTCCTTCAACCAGCTGGTGGAAGCGTACCGCGAATCGACCCGCGCGCTGGTGGAGGGAGGCGTCGATCTGATTATGATCGAAACCATCTTCGATACGCTGAACGCCAAAGCCGCCGCGTTTGCGGTGGAAAGCGAGTTTGAGGCGCTGGGCGTCACGCTGCCGATCATGATCTCCGGCACCATTACCGATGCCTCCGGCCGCACCCTGTCCGGGCAGACCACCGAAGCGTTTTACAACTCGCTGCGCCACGTCAGGCCGCTGACCTTCGGCCTTAACTGCGCGCTGGGGCCGGATGAGCTGCGCCAGTATGTGGCGGAGCTGTCGCGCATCTGTGAAGGCTACGTCACCGCACACCCGAACGCCGGCCTGCCCAACGCCTTCGGCGAATACGATCTCGATGCGCAAGAGATGGCGAGCCAGGTAGGCGAGTGGGCGCAGTCCGGTTTTCTGAACATTATCGGCGGCTGCTGCGGCACCACGCCGGAACATATTGCCGCGATGGCCAACGCGGTTGAGGGCGTGCCGCCGCGTCAGCTGCCGCAGCTGCCGGTGGCCTGCCGCCTGTCTGGCCTGGAGCCGCTGAATATCGACGCCGACACGCTGTTCGTCAACGTGGGCGAGCGCACCAACGTCACCGGTTCGGCCCGTTTCAAGCGGCTGATTAAAGAGGATAAATACGCCGAGGCGCTGGAGGTGGCGCTGCAGCAGGTGGAAAGCGGCGCGCAGATTATCGATATCAATATGGATGAGGGGATGCTCGACGCGGAAGCGGCGATGGTGCGCTTCCTTAACCTGATCGCCGGCGAACCGGATATCGCCCGCGTGCCGATCATGATCGACTCCTCGAAATGGGAGGTGATCGAGAAAGGGCTGCAGTGTATCCAGGGAAAGGGCATCGTTAACTCAATCTCGATGAAAGAAGGGGAAGAGGCCTTTATACACCACGCCAAACTGGTGCGCCGTTACGGCGCGGCGGTGGTGGTGATGGCATTCGACGAAGTCGGCCAGGCGGACACCCGCGAGCGCAAATTTGACATCTGCCGGCGTGCCTACCAGATCCTGACCGAAAAGGTCGGTTTCCCGCCGGAAGACATCATTTTCGACCCGAATATCTTCGCCGTGGCGACCGGCATCGACGAGCATAACAACTATGCCGTCGACTTTATCGAAGCCTGCGGCGACATCAAAACCCATCTGCCGCACGCAATGATCTCCGGCGGCGTTTCCAACGTTTCATTCTCCTTCCGCGGCAACGATCCGGTGCGCGAAGCGATCCACGCGGTGTTTCTCTACCATGCGATCCGCAACGGCATGGATATGGGCATCGTCAACGCCGGACAGCTGGCGATTTATGACGATCTCTCCGACGAACTGCGCGAGGCGGTTGAGGATGTGATCCTCAACCGGCGCGACGACGGCACCGAGCGGCTGCTGGCACTGGCGGAAAAATACCGCGGCAGCAAAGATAAAGAGGCCGATATTCAGCAGGCGGAGTGGCGCGGCTGGCCGGTGGTGAAGCGGCTGGAATATGCGTTGGTGAAGGGCATTACCGAATTTATCGAGCAGGATACCGAGGAGGCGCGCCAGCAGGCGGAGCGGCCGATCGAAGTGATTGAAGGGCCGCTGATGGCCGGTATGAACGTGGTGGGCGATCTGTTTGGCGAGGGCAAAATGTTCCTGCCGCAGGTGGTGAAGTCGGCGCGCGTGATGAAACAGGCGGTCGCCTACCTTGAACCTTATATTCAGGCCAGCAAGCAGCAGGGCACCACCGCGGGCAAAGTGCTGCTGGCGACGGTGAAGGGCGATGTGCATGACATCGGCAAAAATATCGTCGGCGTGGTGCTGCAGTGCAACAACTACGAGATTATCGACCTCGGGGTAATGGTGCCGACCGACAAGATCCTGAAAACCGCGCGCGAAGAGAACGTCGATATTATCGGTCTCTCCGGCCTGATCACCCCGTCGCTGGATGAGATGGTCAACGTGGCGAAAGAGATGGAGCGCCAGGGCTTTACCCTGCCGCTGTTGATCGGCGGCGCCACCACCTCCAAAGCGCATACCGCGGTGAAAATTGAGCAGAACTACAGCGGGCCGACCACCTATGTGCAGAACGCCTCGCGCACCGTCGGGGTGGTGGCGGCGCTGCTGTCGGCGACGCAGCGCGACGAGTTCGTCGCCCGCACGCGCAAAGAGTATGAAACCGTGCGTATTCAGCACGCGCGTAAAAAACCGCGCACGCCGCCGGTCAGCCTGCAGCAGGCGCGCGACAACGCCACCCGGCTGGAGTGGGAAAGCTACACGCCGCCGGTGCCGCAGCAACTGGGCGTTTTCCCGGCGCAGGCGGATATCGCCACCCTACGCCCTTATATCGACTGGACGCCGTTCTTTATGACCTGGTCGCTGGCGGGTAAATACCCGCGTATTCTGCAAGATGAGGTGGTGGGAGACGAGGCCAAACGGCTGTTCCATGACGCCAACCAGATGCTCGACGTGCTGGCGGCTTCCGGCAGTCTCAATCCGCGCGGCGTGTACGGCCTGTTCCCGGCCAACCGCGTCGGCGACGACATCGAAATCTACCGCGACGAGCAGCGTGATGCGCTGCTGGCGGTCAGCCGTCACCTGCGTCAGCAGACCGAGAAAAGCGACTTTGCCAACTACTGCCTGGCGGACTTTATCGCGCCGAAAAGCAGCGGCAAGGCGGACTACTTCGGCGCGTTTGCCGTCACCGGCGGGCTGGAGGAGGACGCGCTGGCGGCGGCCTACGACGCACAGCACGATGATTACAATAAAATCATGGTGAAGGCGCTGTCGGACCGCCTGGCGGAGGCGTTCGCCGAATATCTGCACGAACAGGTGCGCAAGCTGCACTGGGGCTACGCTGCGGAAGAAAGCCTGAGCAACGAAGAGCTGATTCGCGAGAACTATCAGGGGATTCGCCCGGCGCCGGGCTACCCGGCCTGCCCGGAACATACCGAGAAAGCGCAGATCTGGCAGTTGCTGGACGTGGAGCGCCATACCGGCATGCAACTGACCGAATCGTTCGCCATGTGGCCGGGGGCATCGGTCTCCGGCTGGTACTTCAGCCATCCGCAGAGCAAGTATTTCGCGGTGGCGCAAATCCAGCGCGATCAGGTGGAAGACTACGCGGCGCGTAAAGGCATGAGCGTCAGCGAGGTAGAGCGCTGGCTGGCGCCGAACCTGGGGTACGACGCCGACTAA
- a CDS encoding SDR family oxidoreductase — translation MSRLEHKTALITGGASGIGLAIAQRFLEEQAQVIITDIAPRRGQQALTQLAAYGGRIRYLPHDVTSEKEWQTVFEQLRHWAPRLDILVNNAGISLYKNIEQTSYREWKKMLAVNLDGVFLGTRQGIMAMKAHGGSIINISSIEGLVGDPNLPAYNAAKGGVRLLTKSAALHAARSRYGIRINSIHPGYIHTPMIGNDPEMLRQLTALHPIGHLGEARDIANAALFLASDESAFATGTELVIDGGYTAQ, via the coding sequence ATGAGCAGACTGGAGCATAAAACCGCGCTGATCACCGGCGGCGCATCGGGCATCGGCCTGGCTATCGCCCAACGCTTTCTGGAAGAGCAGGCGCAGGTGATCATCACCGATATCGCCCCGCGCCGCGGGCAGCAGGCGCTGACGCAGCTTGCCGCCTACGGCGGGAGAATCCGCTATCTGCCCCACGACGTCACCAGCGAGAAGGAGTGGCAGACGGTATTCGAACAGCTGCGCCACTGGGCGCCGCGCCTGGATATTCTGGTCAATAACGCCGGCATCAGCCTGTACAAAAATATCGAGCAGACCTCCTACCGGGAGTGGAAAAAGATGCTGGCGGTCAATCTGGACGGCGTGTTCCTCGGTACCCGGCAGGGCATTATGGCGATGAAGGCGCACGGCGGCAGCATTATCAATATCAGCTCGATTGAAGGGCTGGTGGGCGACCCGAATCTACCAGCCTACAACGCCGCCAAAGGCGGCGTGCGCCTGCTGACCAAGTCCGCCGCGCTGCATGCCGCCCGCAGCCGCTACGGCATCCGCATTAACAGCATTCACCCCGGTTATATTCATACGCCGATGATCGGCAATGACCCGGAAATGCTGCGGCAGTTAACGGCGCTGCACCCGATCGGCCATCTGGGTGAGGCGCGGGATATCGCCAACGCGGCGTTGTTTCTGGCCAGCGACGAATCGGCATTCGCCACCGGCACAGAACTGGTGATTGACGGTGGCTACACCGCGCAATAG